One window from the genome of Elaeis guineensis isolate ETL-2024a chromosome 5, EG11, whole genome shotgun sequence encodes:
- the LOC105044489 gene encoding uncharacterized protein isoform X2 codes for MSSSMKLPLKLLVDKEKNRVVFAESDIDFVNILFSFLTLPIGIIVRILGKKSSLGAMDRLYESVENLDARYFQTAPCKTMLLHPKNVSGFPCEGLALRVDDSEQLVYYRCPKKGSTCGFSSVPGVRCPCGQVMEVPFPANNSDSADGSDGVFVRGATSFIVSDDLSVKPVSMGASLALFQKLGIEDGSVLEKRNVELGAEEVLRLLKRSLVSKRPLTDVFLQEPDMIDDAEKSLKSMMAVITQTRVKYRSTATDSKRINVKLFLSKEIGKVVYAEAREDLVDQLFSFLTFPLGSILRLLDKHSSLGCIDNLYESVELLSNNYNYMKSKECYDMLLAPKLPPYFGCDNQLLDIGEMCSQTIKVGHQSWTKCRCEMNPKLQTSGTATGGGFAKGLTTFMVTDEMEVTPLSPISAVHVINKLMVPINSLEEAHASLGEAEALNLLRACLISRTALSDVFSPSLLMLLDERWCGQNYSIAK; via the exons ATGTCCAGCTCAATGAAGCTCCCCCTCAAGCTCCTCGTCGACAAGGAGAAGAACCGCGTCGTCTTTGCCGAATCCGACATAGATTTCGTTAACATCCTCTTCAGCTTCCTGACTTTGCCCATCGGCATCATCGTCCGCATCCTCGGCAAGAAATCCTCCCTCGGCGCCATGGACCGCCTCTACGAAAGCGTCGAGAATCTCGACGCCCGCTACTTCCAGACCGCGCCCTGCAAGACAATGCTCCTCCACCCCAAGAACGTGTCCGGGTTCCCATGCGAGGGCCTGGCTCTGAGGGTCGATGATTCGGAGCAGCTGGTCTACTATAGATGCCCCAAGAAGGGGTCTACCTGTGGTTTTAGCTCGGTTCCCGGAGTTCGGTGTCCCTGTGGGCAGGTCATGGAGGTGCCGTTTCCTGCGAACAATTCGGACAGTGCGGACGGATCGGACGGAGTTTTCGTTAGGGGGGCAACGAGCTTCATTGTCAGCGATGATTTGTCGGTGAAGCCGGTTTCGATGGGTGCGAGCCTGGCCTTGTTCCAGAAGCTTGGGATCGAAGATGGAAGTGTTCTGGAGAAGAGGAATGTGGAATTGGGTGCAGAGGAG GTTTTGCGCTTGCTTAAGAGATCACTGGTATCAAAAAGGCCTTTGACAGACGTATTTTTGCAAGAGCCAGACATGATTGATGATGCAGAGAAGTCATTGAAGTCAATGATGGCAGTCATAACTCAAACCAGAGTGAAATATAGATCAACAGCCACTGATTCCAAGAGAATAAATGTGAAACTTTTCCTAAGCAAAGAGATTGGCAAGGTAGTGTATGCAGAAGCAAGGGAAGACTTGGTGGATCAATTATTCAGTTTCCTCACCTTTCCTTTGGGATCCATTCTGAGGCTCTTGGACAAGCATTCTTCTCTGGGTTGTATTGACAATCTATATGAAAGTGTTGAGCTCTTAAGCAATAACTATAATTACATGAAGTCCAAGGAGTGCTATGATATGCTATTGGCTCCGAAGCTTCCTCCTTATTTTGGTTGTGACAACCAGCTGTTAGACATTGGTGAAATGTGCTCACAAACGATCAAAGTGGGTCATCAGTCCTGGACCAAATGCCGCTGTGAAATGAATCCAAAGTTGCAGACCTCTGGTACTGCAACTGGAGGAGGTTTTGCTAAGGGTTTGACGACGTTCATGGTAACAGACGAGATGGAGGTGACTCCGCTCTCACCCATTTCAGCCGTCCATGTCATCAACAAATTGATGGTACCAATCAACAGTTTAGAGGAGGCACATGCCAGCCTGGGAGAGGCAGAG GCACTGAATTTGTTGAGGGCTTGTTTGATCTCACGCACGGCCCTAAGTGATGTCTTCTCGCCGAGTTTGTTGATGTTACTAGATGAAAGATGGTGTGGCCAAAATTATA GCATTGCTAAATGA
- the LOC105044489 gene encoding uncharacterized protein isoform X1 yields MSSSMKLPLKLLVDKEKNRVVFAESDIDFVNILFSFLTLPIGIIVRILGKKSSLGAMDRLYESVENLDARYFQTAPCKTMLLHPKNVSGFPCEGLALRVDDSEQLVYYRCPKKGSTCGFSSVPGVRCPCGQVMEVPFPANNSDSADGSDGVFVRGATSFIVSDDLSVKPVSMGASLALFQKLGIEDGSVLEKRNVELGAEEVLRLLKRSLVSKRPLTDVFLQEPDMIDDAEKSLKSMMAVITQTRVKYRSTATDSKRINVKLFLSKEIGKVVYAEAREDLVDQLFSFLTFPLGSILRLLDKHSSLGCIDNLYESVELLSNNYNYMKSKECYDMLLAPKLPPYFGCDNQLLDIGEMCSQTIKVGHQSWTKCRCEMNPKLQTSGTATGGGFAKGLTTFMVTDEMEVTPLSPISAVHVINKLMVPINSLEEAHASLGEAEALNLLRACLISRTALSDVFSPSLLMLLDERWCGQNYSKSLP; encoded by the exons ATGTCCAGCTCAATGAAGCTCCCCCTCAAGCTCCTCGTCGACAAGGAGAAGAACCGCGTCGTCTTTGCCGAATCCGACATAGATTTCGTTAACATCCTCTTCAGCTTCCTGACTTTGCCCATCGGCATCATCGTCCGCATCCTCGGCAAGAAATCCTCCCTCGGCGCCATGGACCGCCTCTACGAAAGCGTCGAGAATCTCGACGCCCGCTACTTCCAGACCGCGCCCTGCAAGACAATGCTCCTCCACCCCAAGAACGTGTCCGGGTTCCCATGCGAGGGCCTGGCTCTGAGGGTCGATGATTCGGAGCAGCTGGTCTACTATAGATGCCCCAAGAAGGGGTCTACCTGTGGTTTTAGCTCGGTTCCCGGAGTTCGGTGTCCCTGTGGGCAGGTCATGGAGGTGCCGTTTCCTGCGAACAATTCGGACAGTGCGGACGGATCGGACGGAGTTTTCGTTAGGGGGGCAACGAGCTTCATTGTCAGCGATGATTTGTCGGTGAAGCCGGTTTCGATGGGTGCGAGCCTGGCCTTGTTCCAGAAGCTTGGGATCGAAGATGGAAGTGTTCTGGAGAAGAGGAATGTGGAATTGGGTGCAGAGGAG GTTTTGCGCTTGCTTAAGAGATCACTGGTATCAAAAAGGCCTTTGACAGACGTATTTTTGCAAGAGCCAGACATGATTGATGATGCAGAGAAGTCATTGAAGTCAATGATGGCAGTCATAACTCAAACCAGAGTGAAATATAGATCAACAGCCACTGATTCCAAGAGAATAAATGTGAAACTTTTCCTAAGCAAAGAGATTGGCAAGGTAGTGTATGCAGAAGCAAGGGAAGACTTGGTGGATCAATTATTCAGTTTCCTCACCTTTCCTTTGGGATCCATTCTGAGGCTCTTGGACAAGCATTCTTCTCTGGGTTGTATTGACAATCTATATGAAAGTGTTGAGCTCTTAAGCAATAACTATAATTACATGAAGTCCAAGGAGTGCTATGATATGCTATTGGCTCCGAAGCTTCCTCCTTATTTTGGTTGTGACAACCAGCTGTTAGACATTGGTGAAATGTGCTCACAAACGATCAAAGTGGGTCATCAGTCCTGGACCAAATGCCGCTGTGAAATGAATCCAAAGTTGCAGACCTCTGGTACTGCAACTGGAGGAGGTTTTGCTAAGGGTTTGACGACGTTCATGGTAACAGACGAGATGGAGGTGACTCCGCTCTCACCCATTTCAGCCGTCCATGTCATCAACAAATTGATGGTACCAATCAACAGTTTAGAGGAGGCACATGCCAGCCTGGGAGAGGCAGAG GCACTGAATTTGTTGAGGGCTTGTTTGATCTCACGCACGGCCCTAAGTGATGTCTTCTCGCCGAGTTTGTTGATGTTACTAGATGAAAGATGGTGTGGCCAAAATTATAGTAAGTCACTTCCCTGA